Proteins encoded by one window of Pseudorca crassidens isolate mPseCra1 chromosome 3, mPseCra1.hap1, whole genome shotgun sequence:
- the THOC3 gene encoding THO complex subunit 3 — protein sequence MAIPAASMGPSALGQSGPGSMAPWCSVNSGPTRYVLGMQELFRGHSKTREFPAHSAKVHSVAWSCDGRRLASGSFDKTASVFLLEKDRLVKENNYRGHGDSVDQLCWHPSNPDLFVTASGDKTIRIWDVRTTKCIATVNTKGENINICWSPDGQTIAVGNKDDVVTFIDAKTHRSKAEEQFKFEVNEISWNNDNNMFFLTNGNGCINILSYPELKPVQSINAHPSNCICIKFDPMGKYFATGSADALVSLWDVDELVCVRCFSRLDWPVRTLSFSHDGKMLASASEDHFIDIAEVETGDKLWEVQCESPTFTVAWHPKRPLLAFACDDKDGKYDSSREAGTVKLFGLPNDS from the exons ATGGCGATCCCCGCGGCGTCCATGGGGCCCTCGGCGCTGGGCCAGAGCGGTCCTGGCTCGATGGCTCCCTGGTGCTCAGTGAACAGCGGCCCGACGCGCTACGTGCTCGGGATGCAAGAGCTGTTCCGCGGCCACAGCAAGACGCGCGAGTTCCCGGCCCATAGCGCCAAGGTGCACTCGGTGGCCTGGAGCTGCGACGGGCGTCGCCTGGCCTCGGGGTCCTTCGACAAGACGGCCAGCGTCTTCCTGCTGGAGAAGGACCGGTTG GTCAAAGAAAACAATTATCGGGGACATGGGGATAGTGTGGACCAGCTCTGTTGGCATCCAAGTAATCCTGATCTCTTTGTCACTGCATCTGGAGACAAAACCATTCGCATCTGGGATGTGAGGACTACAAAATGCATCGCCACTGTGAACACTAAAG GGGAAAACATCAATATCTGCTGGAGTCCCGATGGACAGACCATTGCTGTAGGCAACAAGGATGATGTGGTGACGTTCATTGATGCCAAGACACACCGTTCCAAAGCGGAGGAGCAGTTCAAGTTTGAGGTCAATGAAATCTCCTGGAACAATGACAATAACATGTTCTTCCTGACAAATGGCAATGGTTGTATCAACATACTCAG CTACCCAGAGCTGAAGCCTGTGCAGTCTATCAACGCCCATCCATCCAACTGCATCTGTATCAAGTTTGACCCCATGGGGAAGTATTTTGCCACAGGAAGCGCAGATGCTTTGGTCAGCCTCTGGGATGTAGACGAGTTAGTGTGTGTTCGGTGCTTTTCCAG GCTGGATTGGCCTGTGAGGACCCTCAGTTTTAGCCATGATGGGAAAATGCTGGCATCGGCATCGGAAGATCATTTCATCGACATTGCTGAAGTAGAGACAG gaGACAAGCTGTGGGAGGTACAGTGTGAGTCCCCCACCTTCACCGTGGCTTGGCACCCCAAAAGGCCTCTACTGGCATTTGCCTGTGATGACAAAGATGGCAAATATGACAGCAGTCGGGAAGCTGGAACTGTGAAACTTTTTGGGCTTCCTAATGATTCCTGA